A portion of the Sphaerochaeta pleomorpha str. Grapes genome contains these proteins:
- a CDS encoding AraC family transcriptional regulator: MANTILTGNTFFFEPDLQLRVVKRDPEIPYRLHSHEFYELVFVIGGNGINFTQSEEQPIREGTVFFISPGIEHGYRNTENLVLYNVLIGKNLFAKNFLDLSELPGFQSLFCKIGSIPYLQVNPSQQAELIPTLQLMKTEADDQLIGTGSKTMAYSCLLILLVSLSRIYDEIPRDNNQVVRRLSGVIDFMERNRNRPLTTKELTQVANMSTSTLNRYFQHCTALSPIEFHTHKRIAYACSLIQEGNLSMSEIAQATGFSDANYFSRQFRKVMGMSPKQYQRIWTNKLN, from the coding sequence ATGGCAAATACCATTTTAACCGGAAACACGTTCTTTTTTGAGCCTGACCTCCAGCTCAGGGTAGTAAAACGCGACCCAGAAATTCCCTATAGGCTCCATAGCCATGAATTCTATGAACTTGTTTTCGTGATAGGAGGCAATGGGATCAATTTCACCCAGAGCGAGGAACAGCCCATCAGGGAAGGTACGGTATTTTTCATCTCTCCCGGCATAGAACATGGATACAGGAACACAGAGAACCTAGTACTCTACAATGTTCTGATTGGCAAAAACCTCTTTGCAAAGAATTTTCTCGATCTTTCCGAGCTTCCCGGTTTCCAGTCCCTGTTCTGCAAGATCGGTAGCATTCCCTACCTGCAAGTCAACCCCTCACAGCAAGCCGAGCTAATACCCACGCTCCAATTGATGAAGACAGAAGCCGATGACCAGCTCATAGGGACCGGTTCAAAAACCATGGCCTATTCGTGTCTGCTTATACTGCTCGTCTCACTCTCAAGGATTTACGATGAGATCCCAAGGGATAACAACCAAGTGGTTCGGCGTCTTTCAGGGGTTATCGATTTCATGGAAAGAAACAGGAACCGCCCTCTCACCACAAAAGAGCTCACCCAAGTCGCAAACATGAGCACCAGCACCCTAAACCGCTATTTCCAGCATTGCACTGCCCTATCCCCCATAGAGTTCCACACCCATAAGCGTATAGCCTATGCCTGCTCACTCATCCAGGAAGGGAATCTTTCGATGTCAGAGATTGCCCAGGCTACAGGATTTTCCGATGCCAATTATTTTTCGAGGCAATTCCGCAAGGTAATGGGCATGAGCCCGAAACAATACCAACGTATCTGGACAAACAAGCTCAACTGA
- a CDS encoding sodium ion-translocating decarboxylase subunit beta → MGFLFNGILNTTWQQLVMFLVGGILIYLAISKKLEPALLLPMGFGSILVNLPFSGAITQHMVGIGQVTGILDWLFSTGINAAEAMPLLLFIGIGAMIDFGPLLSNPRLILFGAAAQWGIFATISCATLLGFNLADAASIGIIGAADGPTSILVSQVLGSRYIGPIAIAAYSYMALVPIIQPFAIKLVTTKKERAIRMHYNPRSITKTSKILFPIIVTVVSGYVAPASVSLVGMLMFGNLIRECMVLDSLSNTAQTVLVNLVTLLLGLTIASTMKAELFVTVQTLMIMALGLLAFVFDTIAGVLFAKVLNLFSKNKINPMIGAAGISAFPMSARVIQRMGLEADPQNHLLMHAVGANVAGQIGSVVAGGVILGLIPGLL, encoded by the coding sequence ATGGGTTTCTTGTTTAACGGCATCCTCAATACGACCTGGCAGCAACTGGTAATGTTTCTGGTCGGAGGTATCCTGATCTACCTGGCAATCTCCAAAAAGTTGGAACCGGCCCTGCTTCTGCCGATGGGTTTCGGGTCGATCCTTGTCAACCTTCCGTTTAGCGGCGCCATTACCCAGCATATGGTGGGTATCGGGCAGGTGACCGGAATTCTCGACTGGCTGTTCAGTACGGGTATCAATGCGGCAGAGGCTATGCCGCTGTTGCTCTTCATCGGTATCGGGGCGATGATCGATTTTGGACCACTGCTCTCGAATCCCCGGCTGATTCTATTCGGGGCAGCCGCCCAGTGGGGTATTTTCGCCACTATCAGCTGTGCGACCCTGCTCGGATTCAATCTTGCAGATGCTGCTTCCATCGGAATCATCGGGGCAGCCGATGGGCCTACCTCAATTCTGGTCTCGCAGGTTCTGGGTAGCAGGTACATCGGCCCTATTGCGATTGCTGCCTATTCCTACATGGCCTTGGTTCCTATCATCCAGCCTTTTGCCATTAAACTGGTAACAACCAAGAAAGAAAGGGCGATCAGGATGCATTATAATCCTCGGTCAATTACCAAGACTTCCAAGATTCTGTTTCCGATAATCGTTACAGTGGTCTCAGGGTATGTTGCCCCGGCCTCGGTTTCGTTGGTCGGTATGCTTATGTTCGGCAATTTGATCAGGGAGTGCATGGTCCTCGATTCCCTCTCGAATACCGCGCAGACTGTTTTAGTCAACCTGGTTACTTTGCTGCTTGGCCTTACCATTGCATCTACCATGAAAGCAGAGCTGTTTGTCACTGTCCAGACGTTGATGATCATGGCCCTTGGCCTGCTTGCCTTTGTGTTCGACACCATAGCAGGGGTTTTGTTCGCAAAGGTTCTCAATCTGTTCAGCAAGAATAAGATAAATCCCATGATAGGGGCTGCGGGAATCTCCGCCTTTCCCATGTCAGCCAGGGTGATCCAGAGGATGGGCCTTGAAGCCGACCCGCAGAATCATCTGCTGATGCATGCAGTCGGGGCCAATGTGGCCGGCCAGATAGGGTCGGTGGTAGCTGGCGGCGTAATACTGGGCTTGATCCCAGGTTTGCTCTAG
- a CDS encoding GNAT family N-acetyltransferase, with amino-acid sequence MEVRKILNCDIPLVLEYIKKEREMNLFLEGDIEQYGLEGPIVELFAFSEPWDCILLRYFQNYVIYSSNEDYKAADVAAFLKDKKVQVISGKESLLKMISPYYPSLKIQGTYLCRCESGTKRETVYGNREIRKLDSNDAESLAALYKTIKEFSKPYIEHEAEKIQELKESLGLASLAFGLFEGPLLVSAGYATAKTKSGAMIVGVATREGYRQKGYATQVVDALCSESFDSGLSFLCLFYDNPKAGEIYRKIGFKEIGRWGMLKF; translated from the coding sequence ATGGAAGTGAGAAAGATACTAAACTGTGATATACCTTTGGTCCTTGAGTATATCAAAAAAGAAAGAGAGATGAACCTGTTTCTGGAAGGCGATATCGAACAATATGGCCTAGAGGGCCCCATTGTGGAATTGTTTGCTTTTTCAGAGCCCTGGGATTGTATCCTGCTTAGGTATTTCCAGAACTATGTCATCTACAGCAGTAACGAAGACTATAAGGCAGCGGATGTTGCAGCCTTCCTCAAAGACAAAAAGGTCCAGGTTATCAGCGGCAAGGAATCCTTGCTGAAAATGATTTCGCCCTATTACCCAAGCCTCAAGATCCAAGGCACCTATCTGTGCAGATGCGAAAGTGGAACAAAGAGGGAAACCGTTTACGGTAACAGGGAAATCCGCAAATTGGACAGCAACGACGCAGAGTCTTTGGCAGCCCTGTACAAGACTATCAAGGAATTCTCCAAACCCTATATCGAACATGAGGCCGAGAAAATCCAGGAACTCAAGGAAAGCCTTGGTCTTGCAAGCCTGGCATTCGGCCTGTTTGAAGGCCCTTTGCTGGTTTCGGCAGGGTACGCTACTGCCAAAACAAAATCGGGAGCCATGATAGTCGGGGTTGCAACCCGCGAGGGATATCGACAGAAAGGGTATGCCACGCAAGTCGTAGACGCACTCTGCAGCGAAAGCTTCGACTCGGGACTCTCTTTTCTCTGTCTGTTCTATGACAACCCGAAAGCCGGTGAAATCTATCGGAAAATCGGTTTCAAGGAAATAGGAAGATGGGGAATGCTCAAATTCTAA
- a CDS encoding FadR/GntR family transcriptional regulator — MEPIQAKKATSLRAQIYQQLRVKIENGSWEIGTKIPSEKMLCDEYGVSRITIRSAIQQLEALGFVHTHQGEGTKVVRTHAKGSVHSLNPLKPSSLQEDIIKVLEYRMVVERGTIGLAVQRITDEDIAVLEDIFNTMIVSHDDIDAFSKADYQFHGKIAEFSKNPILIQANQAIEEVLSTTMHSIVAILGCALGIRYHRLLIASLRQRDKKACEELMEEHVQTTIDGVKAFLDANGTIPA, encoded by the coding sequence ATGGAACCAATCCAAGCCAAGAAAGCAACTTCATTAAGAGCCCAGATTTACCAGCAACTCAGAGTTAAAATCGAAAACGGATCTTGGGAAATCGGCACAAAAATCCCCTCTGAGAAAATGCTTTGTGATGAATACGGGGTCAGCCGAATCACCATCCGGTCGGCGATTCAGCAGCTGGAAGCTTTGGGCTTTGTCCATACCCATCAGGGCGAAGGAACAAAAGTTGTTCGAACCCATGCCAAGGGTTCGGTACACTCCCTCAACCCCCTCAAACCATCTTCCCTGCAGGAAGATATCATCAAGGTATTGGAATACCGCATGGTGGTTGAACGCGGAACCATCGGGCTTGCAGTCCAGAGGATTACCGATGAGGATATCGCCGTACTTGAAGATATTTTCAATACCATGATAGTGAGCCATGATGATATAGATGCATTCAGTAAAGCTGACTACCAGTTCCACGGCAAGATTGCAGAATTCTCCAAAAACCCCATTCTCATCCAGGCAAACCAAGCAATCGAGGAAGTATTGTCTACCACCATGCATAGCATTGTCGCAATCTTAGGTTGCGCACTTGGTATACGGTACCACCGGCTGCTCATTGCGTCGTTGCGACAACGAGATAAAAAAGCATGCGAGGAATTGATGGAGGAGCATGTACAGACAACCATCGACGGGGTCAAGGCGTTCCTTGATGCCAATGGCACGATACCTGCCTGA
- a CDS encoding DctP family TRAP transporter solute-binding subunit, which translates to MKKTMVALVLIAIVSTLFFGCAKREDAKPATPVAAAAPAATAPVKAEANVTVKQEVRTVKPDYTIRFAYYDAPTWPSISKLPLPEHAYALVFKSIVEANSNGKIAVDLYPGNALGDTKATMEMAMSGGIEMVTCTGTASSIMPELQVIFLPYVFKSDEVAWDFFDNSQLWKDMAKTFEEKSGLKMLSVGQNGTRHFTNSKRPIHTPADMKGLKFRVMQSPIYVKMVEAMGAAATPLASGEIYTACQTGVVDGQENPIWNIAANKWNEVQKYITLDGHTWSENFIMMNSDFWNSLPKEYQHIITIAAYHAQNADRATEDLASRVLDFESVKSSMEVYVPTSAELDAFKKAAAPTYDWLRGEVGNEIVDKFLAEVKKSEANFGY; encoded by the coding sequence ATGAAAAAAACAATGGTAGCTCTGGTCTTGATTGCTATCGTGTCCACCCTCTTTTTTGGCTGTGCCAAGAGAGAAGATGCCAAACCCGCAACACCAGTAGCTGCAGCTGCACCAGCTGCAACAGCACCAGTAAAAGCCGAGGCAAATGTAACCGTCAAACAAGAAGTTCGTACCGTGAAGCCCGATTATACAATCCGCTTTGCCTATTATGATGCGCCTACATGGCCCAGCATTTCCAAACTTCCCCTCCCTGAGCATGCCTATGCTTTGGTTTTCAAGAGCATCGTAGAAGCCAACTCCAACGGTAAGATTGCTGTTGACCTCTATCCGGGAAATGCCCTCGGCGATACCAAGGCCACCATGGAAATGGCAATGTCAGGCGGGATTGAGATGGTTACCTGTACCGGTACCGCTTCCTCGATTATGCCTGAGCTGCAGGTTATTTTCCTTCCGTATGTATTCAAGAGTGATGAAGTGGCCTGGGATTTCTTTGACAACAGCCAGCTGTGGAAAGATATGGCCAAGACTTTTGAAGAGAAGAGCGGTTTGAAAATGCTTTCTGTCGGCCAGAACGGCACAAGACATTTCACGAACAGCAAACGCCCTATCCATACTCCTGCAGATATGAAGGGTCTGAAGTTCCGTGTTATGCAGAGCCCGATCTACGTAAAAATGGTTGAAGCCATGGGCGCCGCAGCAACACCGCTTGCTTCTGGTGAAATCTACACTGCATGTCAGACCGGAGTCGTTGATGGACAGGAGAACCCCATCTGGAACATTGCTGCCAACAAGTGGAATGAAGTCCAGAAGTACATCACCCTCGATGGCCATACCTGGAGCGAAAACTTCATCATGATGAACAGTGATTTCTGGAATTCCCTGCCTAAGGAATACCAGCATATCATCACCATCGCTGCCTATCATGCACAGAATGCAGACAGGGCAACCGAAGATCTGGCCTCCCGTGTACTGGATTTCGAATCAGTAAAATCCTCCATGGAAGTCTATGTTCCTACTTCAGCAGAACTTGATGCATTCAAGAAGGCTGCAGCACCTACCTATGATTGGCTCAGGGGTGAAGTCGGTAATGAGATTGTTGATAAGTTCCTCGCTGAAGTCAAAAAGTCAGAAGCGAATTTCGGATACTAG
- a CDS encoding TRAP transporter small permease, with translation MVTILDKISRAFGKFATLLACLILIAIFMVISAGIVCRFTGLRLSWTEELARWGLISLCYVGASAALRNRQHVGVNIVINAMPQKIAKIAVGIAYVVCMVIVVYFFFNSGEAALKAGRIKGDIIPISLKYVKLLLPMSFFMMFFHLAWGFSTIFGAKQISDVTIGI, from the coding sequence GTGGTTACGATCCTTGATAAAATTAGTCGGGCGTTTGGAAAATTCGCGACACTTTTGGCCTGTCTTATTCTCATTGCCATTTTCATGGTAATCAGTGCAGGCATCGTATGTAGGTTTACCGGGCTTCGCCTGTCCTGGACAGAAGAACTTGCCCGGTGGGGGCTTATCAGTCTCTGCTATGTTGGGGCAAGTGCCGCTTTGCGAAACCGTCAGCATGTCGGGGTCAATATCGTGATTAATGCCATGCCACAGAAAATAGCAAAGATAGCTGTTGGAATTGCCTATGTGGTCTGTATGGTGATCGTTGTGTATTTCTTTTTCAATAGTGGGGAAGCTGCCCTGAAAGCAGGCAGGATCAAGGGTGACATCATCCCTATTTCCCTCAAATACGTGAAACTGTTGCTTCCAATGAGTTTCTTTATGATGTTTTTCCACTTGGCATGGGGTTTTAGTACCATTTTTGGGGCTAAACAGATATCCGACGTAACGATTGGGATCTAA
- a CDS encoding TRAP transporter large permease, giving the protein MGVIAIVFVLAMAIGIPIAFVLGASSLYYFVVLGNIPLSMIGQKMFSGIDNYVLLAIPFFILAGELMNRSKITDALISFSNILVGRIPGALAQVNIVASVFFAGITGSGVADTAALGSILIPAMEKEGYTAEYATAVTCASSVIGPIIPPSVVMVIYSMATGESVGALFAAGYIPGLAIALSLMILTFVYAKKFNHPRRTEKIPFKKVVFTLRKSIVGLMCPVVLVAGIFSGVFTPTEAAVVSCLYAILAGVFILKTMTWKDVFESFKGAAVASSITLMVIAMANLFGQVLTIERIPTLVANFMLSVTTNKYVFLLMINVFLLFMGMIMDPGASVLILAPILLPIAIQLGIQPLHFALVMLVNLNIGLSTPPVGTCLYAAAPISGLSIEKISKAIMPFIGVELIALMLLTYIPTLTLFVPRLLGYIY; this is encoded by the coding sequence ATGGGTGTTATTGCGATTGTATTTGTGCTAGCCATGGCAATTGGTATCCCGATTGCTTTTGTCCTCGGCGCTTCTTCTTTGTATTACTTTGTTGTATTGGGAAATATCCCGCTGAGCATGATTGGTCAGAAAATGTTCAGTGGTATCGATAACTATGTATTGCTGGCAATTCCCTTCTTTATCCTGGCTGGGGAATTGATGAACCGTTCCAAGATAACCGATGCCCTCATCAGTTTTTCAAACATCCTGGTTGGAAGGATTCCCGGTGCCTTGGCTCAGGTCAACATCGTGGCAAGCGTGTTTTTCGCCGGAATTACCGGTAGCGGGGTTGCCGATACTGCAGCCTTGGGTTCAATCCTGATCCCGGCTATGGAGAAAGAAGGGTACACGGCAGAGTATGCGACTGCTGTTACCTGTGCTTCCTCTGTTATCGGCCCGATCATCCCGCCGAGTGTCGTCATGGTAATCTATTCCATGGCAACAGGCGAGTCAGTTGGAGCTTTGTTTGCAGCTGGGTATATCCCAGGATTGGCAATTGCCCTTTCCTTGATGATCCTCACATTTGTGTATGCCAAAAAATTCAACCATCCGAGAAGGACTGAGAAGATTCCTTTCAAAAAGGTAGTGTTTACCCTTCGTAAATCGATTGTGGGTCTCATGTGCCCGGTTGTTCTTGTTGCAGGTATTTTCAGTGGTGTTTTCACTCCTACCGAAGCGGCTGTTGTTTCCTGCCTCTATGCGATTCTTGCAGGTGTCTTCATCCTCAAGACTATGACCTGGAAAGATGTATTCGAAAGTTTCAAGGGTGCAGCTGTAGCTTCCTCCATCACGTTGATGGTTATTGCCATGGCTAACTTGTTCGGCCAAGTATTGACTATCGAGAGAATTCCTACCCTCGTTGCCAATTTTATGCTCAGCGTAACGACTAACAAGTATGTGTTCCTGTTGATGATCAATGTGTTCCTCTTGTTCATGGGAATGATCATGGATCCCGGTGCCTCTGTTTTGATCTTGGCCCCTATCCTGTTGCCCATAGCCATCCAGCTCGGAATCCAGCCTCTGCACTTTGCACTGGTTATGCTCGTCAACTTGAATATCGGGTTGAGCACACCTCCTGTGGGAACTTGTCTTTATGCAGCTGCCCCGATTTCCGGTTTGAGTATCGAGAAAATCTCTAAAGCTATCATGCCGTTTATCGGTGTGGAACTTATTGCTTTGATGTTGCTAACCTATATCCCTACCTTGACGCTCTTTGTTCCCCGTCTGCTTGGATATATTTATTAG
- a CDS encoding zinc-dependent alcohol dehydrogenase, whose product MKALYYVGESTMEMREIAKPVPHGSEYLIQVKSNGICGSDFEGYKGKTGRRTPPMIMGHEFSGVVQEAPFGGKYAVGQKVVVFPKPYCGVCEFCKKGLVNVCPEGICMGVLDVNGSMCEYVAIEEKYLIPFEGISFNEAAFTEPLAVAYRSVHKISDAELKDAKYTIIIGAGTIGLLALAVLKYRGAKNVIVSDATDFRLEVAKQLGADFTINPRNEDFSEAVARITGSTGCDFSIEAVGIAPTAKNSLECLKIGGTAIWIGNAQKMVEVNMQKIVTMELRIKGNYVYDLEGFNESLHLIAQGKINLQPLMTNFYRLEDGVQAFKDLENNRDGKMLKVFLES is encoded by the coding sequence ATGAAAGCTTTGTATTATGTGGGTGAAAGTACCATGGAAATGAGGGAGATAGCGAAACCCGTTCCCCATGGTAGTGAATATCTCATCCAGGTAAAGTCGAACGGCATCTGTGGCTCCGATTTTGAGGGTTACAAAGGAAAGACCGGAAGGCGTACGCCTCCCATGATCATGGGCCATGAGTTTTCGGGCGTTGTCCAAGAGGCTCCTTTTGGGGGGAAATATGCTGTTGGCCAGAAAGTTGTGGTTTTCCCGAAACCCTATTGTGGGGTATGCGAATTCTGCAAGAAAGGGTTGGTAAATGTATGTCCTGAAGGAATCTGCATGGGAGTGCTCGATGTCAACGGCTCAATGTGCGAATACGTTGCCATCGAAGAGAAATATCTGATTCCCTTCGAAGGAATCTCTTTCAACGAGGCTGCTTTTACTGAACCCTTGGCTGTTGCTTATCGCTCGGTACATAAGATTTCGGATGCAGAGCTCAAGGATGCAAAGTATACCATCATCATTGGAGCCGGCACTATCGGACTTCTTGCCCTTGCAGTTCTCAAATACAGGGGTGCGAAAAACGTCATAGTCAGTGATGCTACCGATTTCCGTCTTGAGGTTGCAAAACAACTCGGGGCCGATTTCACCATCAATCCAAGGAATGAAGACTTTAGCGAGGCTGTTGCGAGAATTACAGGCTCCACCGGTTGTGATTTCTCCATTGAAGCGGTGGGAATAGCCCCTACTGCCAAGAACTCCCTCGAGTGCCTGAAGATCGGGGGGACCGCAATTTGGATAGGTAATGCCCAGAAAATGGTCGAAGTCAATATGCAGAAAATCGTGACCATGGAACTGAGGATCAAAGGCAACTATGTCTATGACCTTGAAGGTTTCAATGAGAGCCTGCACTTGATTGCGCAGGGGAAGATCAACTTGCAACCCCTGATGACCAATTTCTACAGACTTGAAGATGGAGTGCAGGCTTTCAAGGACCTGGAAAACAACCGTGACGGGAAAATGCTCAAAGTGTTTTTGGAGAGCTGA
- a CDS encoding iron-containing alcohol dehydrogenase, translating to MGVMSFSIPRTIYYGEGSLQKLAELKGTRAAIVTGGNSMKKFGFLDQAEALLKKAGISSILIDGVEPNPSVSTVMRGAKAMSEFNPDWIVAIGGGSALDAAKVMWCFYEHPEITFESIIEPGSMPSLRNKAKFIAIPSTSGTASEITAFSVITDPEAHIKYPIVAADMVPDIAILDPSLPMTMPAHITANTGMDVMCHATEALASIAATSFTDPYAIQAIRLVLDNLPTAYKEPKNLVARENMHEASALAGMAFTNASLGLVHSMAHKIGGEFGVTHGLANAILLPYVIAYNRKSSDKYAYGEKILGIDNLSDEIQKLNKEMGIPSCFKDCTEVDFSEKKFLEVLDRMSKNAFADPCTLTNPGKPCADDVKMLFDAAYYGKEVK from the coding sequence ATGGGTGTAATGAGTTTTTCAATTCCTAGGACGATATATTACGGTGAAGGTTCTTTGCAGAAGCTTGCAGAGCTGAAGGGGACCAGGGCTGCTATCGTAACCGGTGGTAACTCTATGAAGAAATTCGGTTTTCTTGACCAGGCGGAAGCTCTTCTGAAGAAAGCTGGGATTTCCAGCATTTTAATCGATGGTGTTGAGCCCAACCCTTCTGTCAGTACTGTAATGCGCGGGGCAAAGGCGATGAGTGAATTCAATCCCGATTGGATCGTGGCTATAGGTGGCGGTTCCGCCCTCGATGCAGCCAAGGTCATGTGGTGTTTCTATGAGCATCCCGAGATTACCTTTGAGTCAATCATTGAACCGGGGTCCATGCCTTCTTTGCGCAACAAGGCTAAGTTCATTGCAATTCCCTCAACCAGCGGAACTGCTTCTGAGATTACTGCTTTCTCTGTCATAACCGACCCTGAGGCCCATATCAAATATCCCATTGTTGCAGCTGACATGGTCCCAGATATTGCTATCCTCGACCCCAGTCTCCCGATGACGATGCCTGCCCATATTACCGCAAATACCGGTATGGATGTCATGTGCCACGCAACCGAAGCTTTGGCTTCCATTGCAGCCACTTCTTTCACCGACCCCTATGCCATCCAGGCTATCCGCTTGGTACTGGACAACCTTCCGACCGCTTACAAGGAACCAAAGAACCTTGTAGCAAGGGAAAACATGCATGAGGCATCAGCCTTGGCCGGCATGGCATTCACCAACGCTTCCCTTGGGCTGGTCCACTCGATGGCACATAAAATCGGTGGTGAGTTCGGCGTAACCCACGGTTTGGCAAATGCTATTCTTCTTCCATATGTAATTGCATATAACAGGAAGAGCTCTGATAAGTATGCCTATGGTGAGAAGATCCTTGGGATCGATAACCTTTCGGATGAGATCCAGAAGTTGAACAAAGAGATGGGGATTCCTTCCTGTTTCAAGGATTGTACGGAAGTCGACTTCTCTGAGAAGAAATTCCTGGAAGTCCTGGACCGCATGAGCAAGAATGCTTTTGCCGATCCTTGCACCCTCACCAATCCTGGCAAGCCTTGTGCAGATGACGTGAAGATGCTTTTCGACGCAGCCTACTATGGCAAAGAAGTGAAATAA
- a CDS encoding OadG-related small transporter subunit, which translates to MITAFTQSLKLMGQGMAGIFAVILIIYLVILFLGRPPKNREK; encoded by the coding sequence ATGATTACAGCATTCACCCAGTCACTCAAGCTCATGGGACAAGGTATGGCAGGTATTTTTGCCGTTATTTTGATCATCTATCTGGTAATCCTCTTTCTTGGCCGTCCGCCAAAAAACAGGGAGAAATAG
- a CDS encoding TIGR02452 family protein, translated as MWDAITFKKRLALASESSDRELLHELRKSVFKDTVSCVLSEHFLCEHGKTIALPLDGNLIKNSILYNKELTPSPLPAYKTKVSVVNEDCLAVAHSIGDNPLVLNMANESQPGGGVEYGSGAQEETLFRSSNYFLSLYQFHDSYAKKYNLPRSKKTYPLDSRFGAIYSPGATVFRGKEEDGYPLLDVPFKVSFVAVAAIKQPKLIMGTHERWLLDEAEETLTKTKLRTLFSVAMTNGHTVLVLSALGCGAFCNPPGHMASLFHEVLREKPYVQAFKEIVFAIKNDHNTHKWYNPQGNFEPFANEFKRGVI; from the coding sequence ATGTGGGATGCAATTACTTTTAAAAAACGCCTAGCCTTAGCTTCCGAATCCAGTGACCGGGAACTACTCCACGAATTGAGAAAATCAGTCTTCAAAGATACTGTTTCCTGTGTTCTCTCTGAACATTTTCTCTGTGAACATGGTAAAACCATAGCACTTCCCCTCGACGGGAACCTGATTAAAAACAGCATCCTTTACAACAAGGAGCTTACCCCTTCCCCTCTGCCCGCTTACAAAACCAAGGTTTCTGTCGTGAACGAGGATTGCCTTGCAGTGGCGCACTCGATCGGTGACAATCCCTTGGTCTTGAACATGGCAAACGAATCCCAACCTGGAGGCGGGGTCGAATATGGTTCGGGGGCACAGGAGGAAACCTTATTCCGGTCCTCCAACTATTTCCTTTCGCTGTACCAGTTCCACGACTCCTATGCAAAGAAATACAACTTGCCGAGATCCAAGAAAACCTACCCGTTGGACAGCCGCTTCGGGGCAATCTATTCACCGGGGGCTACAGTCTTCCGGGGGAAAGAGGAAGATGGGTACCCCCTGCTGGATGTCCCTTTCAAAGTAAGTTTTGTAGCCGTGGCAGCCATCAAACAGCCAAAGCTTATCATGGGCACGCATGAGCGGTGGCTTCTCGATGAGGCCGAGGAAACCCTGACAAAAACGAAACTCCGGACCCTATTCTCAGTGGCAATGACAAACGGCCATACGGTTTTGGTATTATCCGCTTTGGGTTGCGGGGCTTTCTGCAACCCCCCGGGGCATATGGCGTCTCTTTTCCATGAAGTCCTACGTGAAAAACCGTACGTGCAGGCATTCAAAGAGATTGTTTTCGCTATCAAGAATGACCACAATACCCATAAATGGTATAACCCCCAGGGAAATTTCGAGCCCTTTGCCAATGAATTCAAACGTGGAGTAATTTGA